The sequence AAAGACCTTCGagataatgtttttttatttcatgCCCTAGTTTGGTGGAATCGCGCAGGAAAATCAACTCTAAAGTGAGATGTATATTGGGCTTATAAAGAGGcggagagttcagcactgaagtcaagctctccaaaTTCACAACGTCCCCTCTGCTGTGACCTCTTACACCAGGCTTTAGGAGAGCCGGTAAGTGATGAACTTGGGCATAAGGGCATCAATCACAACAAAGCAGGTCTTCTGAGGtggggagaacttgacttcaatgttaaactcttctCCTGAAAACTTTTAAGGGTCCCAGAAGATCCCAAATATGAGTTGATATTTAATAGAGTAAATGTATTTACtcttataaagagacatatatgaTGGTATATACGAAGCGACGGGAGTTGGTTCTTTATAGTAAGAACAAAAATTTAGAGAATTCTTGTTTCCCGCTTCCCTTCAGTCACCTCCTATTTCATGGTTAACATGAATATATTGTTTCAATGGTAGGAATTATACAATCATATAATGGCGATTCAATGGTTAATGTGAGAAACGAACAATTCCACACTGCGCTCCATAATCCACTGCTGCCACCTAATGGTTCTTATAGATAAAGAGCTCAGCTCAGGGTACCGGAACGGAGGTCGGTGAACAAAGCTGGTGCAACCTTGATAGTAGTCAACATCATCACCCTACTCTACTAAGACCGTAGCTACAGTATTAGGAAGAAGTGATCACCGGGAGAACACAAGATCAAAATAACAAGGTGTCTCATGTGAATGGAGCGGAGGCCCATATTTTTGCCCACCATAACTCAACCAAGACTCTAACAGGCattgaaggggttggccactttacatcaTGTTTTGGTAatgtttgtggggggggggcaggatttaGGGTaatttacaaaaacatgaggtaaagtggccaacccctttcaaGTTTCCCTCCTCCTATGAGAAGGTCTTCTCTGGTCTCTCCCATGGCTTATTGCCTCTTCATGTGATGATCACTGATGTgctaattatataatataattttttttaattatatcccTTAAAAACATCAAAATTTTTAAAGATTCCAACAAATACTTACACATGACGGCCAGTCCGATGGACTTATTGACCGCGCCGTACTCATTCTCCGCCGCGCACACGTATACGCCATCGTGGTTATAAGTGATGTCCTCCAGCTCCAGCGTTAGGTTCCCCGTGTAATCCTCCTTTATAAGGTTGTCGTCCTTCAGCCACATGACCCGTGCCATGGGGTTACTGTCCACCACACACAAAAACACCACCTGAGTGCCCTCTGTCGTCTCCGTGGAGGAGTTTATGTCTACAATACGAGGGGCATctggaaaagaaacaaaaatggtCAAGACTCTTGACCTTTAAACCttaagtcaaaatcataacaaaaGTTGTCAaatataaaaagttaataaaaagaaCACAGGCTGGTAATTATGACaggtgtcctctcactgctgtgctctgtgttctctgcactgagctgcttcATAGCATCTTCCCCACTGTTCTAAGTAACTGCTGTAGCATGCATCCAGAGCCTACtaaagcttttactcagagcagatggGAAGGGGCTGTAGATTGGATCAACGTTAAAAGCACAGCAGTAAGAGGACACAGCACTAGGGCACTTGGACAAGCTATAACCATGGGATATAAATCCATTTCTCTACTAAAAATATACTAAAAGGTATCACTCAGATCTCTAGGGTGAATACATAGAAGTGTCTGcatagagctaagagcacagcagtgtgaggacactcccccagtgcacAAGCAAAAGTTACAATCTTGGGATATAAATCCATCCCTCTACTAAAAATATACTAAAAGGTATGATAACTCAGATCTCTAGGGTCAATAAATTACACTGTCTGcatagagctaagagcacagcagtgtgaggacatgccccccagTGTACAAAGAAAAGTttcaatcctgggatataaatctttttatcacagtcctgctgctaacaacaacacccacaaaggtataattacacatctctccagtaatgatacataacactgccactgcagagtgctaagagcacagcagtgtgaggacaaatccccagtgcacttaaataagctacaaccctggaatataaatccatattccacagtcctgctgctaacaacaacacccacaaaggtataattacacatccaggaatgatacataacactgccactgctgagagctaagagcacagcagtgtgaggacaaatccccagtgcacttaaataagctacaaccctggaatataaatccatattccacagttctgctgctactaacaaaatacacaaaggtctgattacaaaactctccagggacaatacataccacTGGCTGGGAGATTCCCTTGAAACAAAATGTatgattttataaataaaaaatgtaatttttttaaatactgtggAGTAATTAATCAATAAAATAATCAAAGCCTCCAACTAATCATTGGTGGGCATCAGAGTGACTTACATCTTACATCCATAGTGGCAAAGCCCTTGTACTCCAGTTCTGTCTCTGGAAACGTGACCTTACAGCCCAGACGTTGCCCATGGTTCTTATAGGATGGTAGGAACCTTAGGGTAGATATCTGCTTCCAAGCACCATTGTTTTCCTCAAGGCGGGCGTAGACGTTGTGATGCTCCAGTCCCTCGATGTCCATCCAGGTCACCGTAGGCTTCATGTCGGGACAGTTATCATCTACTAAGCAGGTGATCTCAGCTTCGTTGCCTGATACAATTTCTTGAGGTTGGACTACAAATGGTTCATCTATGGAAAAAAATAGCACCAGAATTGTCACCTATTGGCACTTTGATTCATTTTTTTCCCAGGGGCATCTACACACACTTCTAATGATTAATAAGAAAGTTCCAACCCAAAAAAGTCAAGGGTGAAAGTTCtaccagtggttacagttctgcaAAGAATCTAAAACTGATGAAGtaatagcaaaaatatctactgaTAGAATGAGATATTTCCTACTAATCTATCATTTTCGagcaatatttaaaggaaacctaccaccaccaaggtagatcgggtggtaggtgcctctattgtacgtgaggatagtcattttaagggctaatcctcacgtcccctgtatctttttctaactttcatgccataatatgctaattttctaaagaggctactggggcgtagagtagctggAGAAGAAGCTACACGCGTGGTTATTCCATGCCACGGTAGCCTCTTTGATCTTTCCACCAGATATTTCgatgcgcagctacgaggagctgcatgcCCACGTCCGCAAAGCTTAGCGGATGAGGGTGTGCGGGTCCTcatagctgcacgctgaagatatgCCGGTAAGAGGATCAAAGAGGCCACTGGgaggtggagtagccgcgccatgtaggctcttctccggctactccacaccccagtagcctctttagaaaatttacatattagggaaataaaagttataaaaagatacaggggacgtgaggattagaccttaaaagggctatcctcacgtacaatagaagCACCGACCActtgatctaccttaataggtagatccgtggtggtaggtttcctttaaagttaattTCAGCAACCAATCAGCTAATTAggttctctactgtcagatgggtggtactAGGTTGTGATCTCCATCCCAGGACCGCCCTCCTGACACTGAAGTTCTAAATTGTTATATTCAGTGCAGAAAACAATTGTTTGGGAAGGGTGGAAGTTAAACAAAAACTTTAAATTGCCCTGGTATCTACAGAGTAGGAACTATTAAAGGATGCACATAGTCTGAGCAGGTCATGAAATAgtaaacaaaaaaacccacaaaaatggTGTTAGTTTGTCTACtacaaaacattttttatctGATATCCAATAGATAACATAGAAGATTGGCTAAACCCATGAAAAATGCAACTTgccttgcaaaaaacaagccctcatacagttatGAGGACAACCCAAAAAAATTACCTAATATATAGAGGTTGGCATGTTCGGAGTAAGTATATTGATTGTAGCCTCCCAAATCCGCCCGGAAGTAGTACTTTCCCTGGAGCTCACTGGAGACTTTCTCAATCTGTATTGAGCAGTTTGAGGCCTGTAGATCTCCGATCATCTTGGTACGACCCAGGTAGATTTCATGTGCAGAGTTAGTCTTTGAATTCAAGACCACAGGAGGAAAGTTCCTAGGATACGGACTGTTAAAGTACCAGATACCATGTACGGCCGACGGCCGAATGTCCTCGGGATAGTTGAAGTTGCATTGGATGGCGACACAGGTCTCCTTAAATGCCGAGATGGATGGGGGCATCCAGGCCGACCAGTGTCTACTCAACACACCTAGAATGGAGTCAATCACAGAAAACAATCAAACCAAGAAAAATCAGCCCTTGTGGCTTTGCTAGTTCCAGTTTTCAGGTTTACCCATGAGGGAAGGTGAGGGGTCAGTGGACATGCTTCAGATAATGAGTAGCCTACTTCAGTTTTcaagtggacatcacattattTGATGTCTCCGgatctgaggaggccactcattggatatAGTGGGTTACAGCGACCCTACAGAAATTCCGGCCAGGTGTAGACCCGCAAACTGGAAGTATCAGAGCAACACATGAAGCAGAAAGGGCTACGTAAAGGCTGACCAGTGTCAACTCAACACCCCACAATGGAGTCAAAAATGAAATGAAGTAAAATCACCACATTTTTTACCCCTTGTTTACCCCCAATTTTCAGGTTTGCACCCCTGGCCAGAAGATTGGGAATGGTGAGGCATCAATAGACCTGCTTAGGACAATGAGTGGCCTACTTCTGTTTTCAAGGTAACTTCACTGATCTGAGGAAGCCACTCATTGGATAAAGTGGGTCCAGTGACCCCCCCAAGAACTTCCAAACAGGTTCAGACCCGCAAATTGGAAGTATCTGAGCAACACGTAAAGCAGAAAGGGCTACGTAAAAGCTGACCAGTGTCTACTCAACACACCACAATGGAGTCAATCATAGAGAAAAAACAATCAAACGAAGTAAAATGACCACATTTTTTACCCCTTGTTTACCCCCATTTTTCTGGTTTGCACTCCTGACCAGAATATTGGTAATGCTGTGGTGTCAATAGACCTGTTTGGGACAATGATTGTCCTACATTTGTTTTCAAGGGAACTTCACTTTCTTTGATGTCTCCTGATCTGAGGAATCCACTCATTGGATAAAGTGGGTCCAGTGACCCCCCAGAAATTCCAAACAGGTTCAGACCTGCAAACTGGAAGTATCTGAGCAACACGTGAAGCAGAAAGGGCTACGTAAAGGCTGACCAGTGTTTACCCAACACACCAGGATGAAGTCGGATCATAGAGAGAAAAAATCAAACCAAGAAAAATCACCACATTTTTTAATCCTCGGTCCTTTGGTATTTCCAGTTTTCCGGTTTGCATCCGGGGATGGTGAGGGGTCAATGGACCTGCTTCTGGCAATGAGTGGCCTACTTCTGGTTTCACAGGAACTTCAATTTATTTGATGTTTTCTGATCTCAGGAAGCCACTAATTTGTTGAAGTGGGTCCAGACTTTCTGGACGGTTGCAGATCCGCAAACTGGAAGTATCAAAGCAATGAGTGCGGTAGAAAGGGGCAAGTAAGGGCCGACCAGTGTCTACTCAACACACTTAGAATGGAGCCAATCACGAAAAATCACCACACTTTTTAGACGTTTTAGCTTTCGATACTTGCAAAATGTAATCAAAATGAAAACCCAAAAAAACGTGTACACCATACATGGATCCAGATCATATGATGGAAAATTTTTTTCCTATGAACAGTTTGTTTTTGAAGTTGTTTTGTCAAATTAATCCTATTTATGTAACAATTCGAAAAGCAATAAATTTGGCCCCTTCTTCAGCAGCGCCCGCCAAATCACCAAGACCCTGCCAATTTGATCCACCGCCACTGTTCTTGTTCTGGATCCAGACAGTTTCGTCTTGTGTGTGTGGGCCTGTAGTACCACCTCAATCTGGAACCTCGCGTCTTATCAATCATGTTCTTCTGAGAAAGTAACGGAGGAAAGGAGGAGAAAAAAACAAGGGAGAggaagaaaactaaaaaaaaaaacattgaggtACAATCCTGCCGTCTTTcactttccttaaaaaaaaatctcatggaTCATGATGCGGccacatttgaatatttttttatcatttttcagatgatttttgtctCTGGAAGATGGAGTCTAATGCTGTTAATGTTGGTCAAACAGCCAAATTTCAGCAACAAACAGAAAACTACTTAACGTTCATGGCGCACGAGTGCCTGACATTGTGGGAATAGGAAAACACTGCCCCATAGCTACCTGGGCccatgggcccctttgcagtaaactcacgtggcggcattcaAAATTCTaaagctaaaacagtctcctgttccctaaaatattccttcatttatcatcccaaacagccccctgatcgttattttatataaatccccctcactccctatggattgagtatgtgggcccccccctccacagcagctctgggccccggcacttgcccatgtATGCCCAGTGTTGGTGCCAGCCCTGTTGTAAGACAGCACCCATGGGCGTAACTACAAGGGTAGCCACTGCAGTTGCTACAGGCCCCGACtatcaggattatcaataaagcttcattacagactccttacagctcatcattgcagtctggaactatagtaacatccagagaggtcaccagaggtcagggggtctgtctgtaactatgggttgtctgtaagtcaagtgtccttaagtaggggaccgcctgtatctggatAATGAATATTTCGTGGAGGTACCACTCACCTGTGGGGCGATAATGTTCTATATATTCATATTTGTGGCTCTTGTTATAAAGTCCGAGGtatttaaagggcttttccaacGAAACAACTTTGACCGTATTcacagtatagggcctaacttgctgatcggtggtggtctctgtgatgagaccccacagttcacgagaatggggggtccgatgtaccccagtcagaccccttgtcACTGCCCAAGATAAGCAGAGCAGCCGGTCATGACTGACCATGCGTAACtggctgctccactcatctcatcATCAAGGGGTCCGTCGTGGGGGGCACATcggatccccccccccttcttgtcATTACTGAGACCTCCCACCAATAGGCAAGTTTGGCCCTTATACTATGGATacggcctaacttgtttcatgggaaaaccataCAAGGCAATCTTATTTGGAGCGGAAACACTGTACTGCATGTGTCCGATATTGCTAGACGCGTTTCGGAGCAGATTGCCCCTTTCTCAATAGTATGCTACTAAGAAAGGGGCAGGACGCCGTGTAACAAGACTATACAGAAGAGCCAAAAATAtgaataccatatttttcggactataaggcgcacaaaaaatccttttattttctcagaaatcaaaggtgcgccttatagaccagggcgccttatatatgaactttacttacagacaacagctgccttgaactgtgcacaggtctgcctcctgctggtcattcatccttataatcaggtgcgccttataatccggtgcgccttatatatgaa comes from Engystomops pustulosus chromosome 6, aEngPut4.maternal, whole genome shotgun sequence and encodes:
- the MAG gene encoding myelin-associated glycoprotein isoform X4 codes for the protein MAWRWKTLTLIFILLEGVLSRHWSAWMPPSISAFKETCVAIQCNFNYPEDIRPSAVHGIWYFNSPYPRNFPPVVLNSKTNSAHEIYLGRTKMIGDLQASNCSIQIEKVSSELQGKYYFRADLGGYNQYTYSEHANLYILDEPFVVQPQEIVSGNEAEITCLVDDNCPDMKPTVTWMDIEGLEHHNVYARLEENNGAWKQISTLRFLPSYKNHGQRLGCKVTFPETELEYKGFATMDVRYAPRIVDINSSTETTEGTQVVFLCVVDSNPMARVMWLKDDNLIKEDYTGNLTLELEDITYNHDGVYVCAAENEYGAVNKSIGLAVMYPPWKPSVNASLVAVEGETVTIFCNTQGNPNPIMTMVKDKQVLNSVIFQNELVLEIPSVTHEHDGEYWCMAENQYGHSNSSFNLTVVFSPLVLPESKCTVTKDSVQCMCTVKSNPDPYIMFEIPEKNFTVSELNAEYVHSQRSGYMVSSILTLQKENKLPEVVLCSASNLYGKKVHELFFQDTNTLIWAKIGPVGAVVVFVILVAVGGYMIKTRENPERSVQSR
- the MAG gene encoding myelin-associated glycoprotein isoform X3; the protein is MAWRWKTLTLIFILLEGVLSRHWSAWMPPSISAFKETCVAIQCNFNYPEDIRPSAVHGIWYFNSPYPRNFPPVVLNSKTNSAHEIYLGRTKMIGDLQASNCSIQIEKVSSELQGKYYFRADLGGYNQYTYSEHANLYILDEPFVVQPQEIVSGNEAEITCLVDDNCPDMKPTVTWMDIEGLEHHNVYARLEENNGAWKQISTLRFLPSYKNHGQRLGCKVTFPETELEYKGFATMDVRYAPRIVDINSSTETTEGTQVVFLCVVDSNPMARVMWLKDDNLIKEDYTGNLTLELEDITYNHDGVYVCAAENEYGAVNKSIGLAVMYPPWKPSVNASLVAVEGETVTIFCNTQGNPNPIMTMVKDKQVLNSVIFQNELVLEIPSVTHEHDGEYWCMAENQYGHSNSSFNLTVVFSPLVLPESKCTVTKDSVQCMCTVKSNPDPYIMFEIPEKNFTVSELNAEYVHSQRSGYMVSSILTLQKENKLPEVVLCSASNLYGKKVHELFFQDTNTLIWAKIGPVGAVVVFVILVAVGGYMIKTREKTNFSVFRRESY
- the MAG gene encoding myelin-associated glycoprotein isoform X2, encoding MAWRWKTLTLIFILLEGVLSRHWSAWMPPSISAFKETCVAIQCNFNYPEDIRPSAVHGIWYFNSPYPRNFPPVVLNSKTNSAHEIYLGRTKMIGDLQASNCSIQIEKVSSELQGKYYFRADLGGYNQYTYSEHANLYILDEPFVVQPQEIVSGNEAEITCLVDDNCPDMKPTVTWMDIEGLEHHNVYARLEENNGAWKQISTLRFLPSYKNHGQRLGCKVTFPETELEYKGFATMDVRYAPRIVDINSSTETTEGTQVVFLCVVDSNPMARVMWLKDDNLIKEDYTGNLTLELEDITYNHDGVYVCAAENEYGAVNKSIGLAVMYPPWKPSVNASLVAVEGETVTIFCNTQGNPNPIMTMVKDKQVLNSVIFQNELVLEIPSVTHEHDGEYWCMAENQYGHSNSSFNLTVVFSPLVLPESKCTVTKDSVQCMCTVKSNPDPYIMFEIPEKNFTVSELNAEYVHSQRSGYMVSSILTLQKENKLPEVVLCSASNLYGKKVHELFFQDTNTLIWAKIGPVGAVVVFVILVAVGGYMIKTREKKNITESSSFIQTETSPSYSGDASKKNLGKIESGEICAVEVK